One Microcoleus sp. FACHB-831 DNA segment encodes these proteins:
- a CDS encoding sugar phosphate nucleotidyltransferase → MKGIILAGGQGTRLAPLTEVTNKHLLPVGKEPMIWHPVKQLVQANILDILIITSNTHMGDVVNSLGSGKRFGCEFTYRVQENPKGIADALSLGEKFAQGQNIVVLLADNIFEYSIRPHIGAFLEQEIGARVLLKEVGDPDRFAVAALDEKKIMEIEEKPTKPKTNYAVVGCYMYDSQVFELIRKINPSLRGELEITNVNELYLKQGQLQFSFIKGRWADAGTFDSLYEANRILLSTNNNIIE, encoded by the coding sequence ATGAAAGGAATTATTCTTGCTGGCGGTCAAGGAACACGTCTTGCACCGCTGACTGAAGTTACTAACAAGCACTTATTGCCAGTTGGTAAAGAACCGATGATCTGGCATCCAGTTAAGCAGTTAGTTCAGGCAAATATCTTAGATATTTTGATAATTACTTCCAATACTCATATGGGTGATGTGGTTAACTCTCTTGGCTCTGGAAAGCGATTCGGCTGCGAGTTTACATATCGAGTGCAGGAAAATCCCAAGGGTATTGCAGATGCATTATCCTTGGGCGAAAAATTTGCTCAAGGCCAAAATATTGTTGTGTTGCTAGCTGATAATATCTTTGAGTATTCAATTCGTCCCCATATCGGGGCTTTTCTAGAACAGGAGATTGGCGCCAGGGTGCTATTAAAGGAAGTGGGCGACCCAGATAGATTTGCTGTTGCTGCTCTTGATGAAAAGAAAATTATGGAAATTGAGGAGAAACCTACAAAGCCCAAAACTAACTATGCTGTTGTAGGTTGCTATATGTACGATTCTCAAGTATTCGAGCTAATTCGTAAAATTAATCCGTCGCTGCGGGGCGAACTAGAAATTACTAATGTTAACGAGCTTTATCTAAAGCAAGGACAGTTGCAATTCAGTTTTATTAAAGGACGCTGGGCAGATGCCGGAACTTTTGACTCTTTATATGAAGCTAATAGAATTTTGTTGTCTACCAATAATAATATTATTGAATAA
- the dxr gene encoding 1-deoxy-D-xylulose-5-phosphate reductoisomerase, with the protein MKAITLLGSTGSIGTQTLDIVAQYPDQFRIVGLAAGRNVTMLAQQIRQFRPEIVAICEEEKLAELKSAIADLDPQPILVAGSAGVIEVARYGDAQSVVTGIVGCAGLLPTIAAIEAGKDIALANKETLIAGGPVVLPLVEKYGVKLLPADSEHSAIFQCLQGVPKGGLRRILLTASGGAFRDWPVEKLAEVTVQDALKHPNWSMGRKITVDSATLMNKGLEVIEAHFLFGMDYDHIDIVIHPQSIIHSLIELQDTSVLAQLGWPDMRLPLLYAMSWPERIYTDWQQLDLVKAGNLTFREPDHKKYPCMQLAYAAGRAGGSMPAVLNAANEQAVALFLDEKIGYLDIARVIEKTCDRHQIDNCPNPSLDDIIAADKWARQEVLAAVETGNVTSNTGNRIVSVG; encoded by the coding sequence GTGAAAGCTATTACTCTGCTTGGCTCTACTGGCTCTATAGGCACTCAAACTTTGGATATTGTTGCTCAATACCCGGATCAGTTTCGGATTGTCGGGTTAGCAGCGGGGCGCAATGTGACAATGCTGGCGCAACAGATTCGGCAGTTTAGGCCGGAAATTGTGGCTATCTGCGAAGAAGAGAAATTGGCAGAATTAAAGTCCGCGATCGCAGACCTCGACCCCCAACCCATCCTCGTCGCTGGTAGCGCTGGCGTCATTGAAGTTGCCCGTTACGGCGATGCTCAAAGCGTAGTTACAGGTATTGTCGGTTGTGCTGGTTTGCTACCCACAATCGCCGCCATAGAAGCTGGCAAAGATATCGCTTTAGCGAATAAAGAAACCCTGATCGCTGGCGGGCCAGTTGTTTTACCTCTTGTAGAGAAGTATGGCGTAAAACTACTACCAGCAGACTCGGAACATTCAGCGATATTTCAGTGTTTGCAAGGCGTTCCCAAAGGCGGATTGCGGCGAATTCTGCTTACTGCTTCTGGGGGTGCGTTCCGCGATTGGCCTGTAGAGAAGTTAGCAGAAGTTACGGTGCAAGATGCATTAAAGCATCCAAATTGGTCAATGGGTCGCAAGATTACGGTAGATTCTGCGACGCTGATGAACAAGGGATTGGAAGTAATTGAGGCACACTTCCTGTTTGGAATGGACTACGACCATATCGATATTGTCATTCATCCGCAGAGTATTATTCACTCTTTGATTGAGTTACAAGATACTTCAGTTTTAGCTCAATTGGGTTGGCCTGATATGCGCTTGCCGTTGCTTTATGCTATGTCTTGGCCTGAGCGAATTTATACTGATTGGCAACAGTTGGATTTAGTAAAAGCTGGTAATTTAACTTTCCGAGAACCGGATCATAAAAAATATCCTTGCATGCAGCTAGCTTATGCGGCTGGTCGCGCGGGCGGTTCGATGCCTGCTGTATTGAATGCGGCAAACGAACAAGCAGTAGCCTTATTTTTAGATGAGAAAATTGGATATTTGGATATTGCGCGGGTGATTGAGAAAACGTGCGATCGCCACCAAATTGATAACTGTCCTAATCCTTCGTTAGATGACATTATAGCCGCAGATAAATGGGCAAGACAAGAAGTTTTAGCAGCTGTAGAGACAGGAAATGTCACTTCTAACACAGGGAATCGTATTGTATCTGTTGGCTAG
- a CDS encoding tetratricopeptide repeat protein produces MMPIFEAIEKIAVAIALVVACVLGIHSYTMVSIGIAILATLVSYFYKRETNAYCTRGIDRTHKEDYQGAIADFTRALRRNPKFVEAYNNRGIACSSLGDYEKAIEDYNRALHLNPKFVKAYNNRGLVRYLLGDKEGAIEDYNRALSQNPNFADAYVSRGLARSSLGDKEGAIADYNRAIEINPNNADAYYNRVYVYYALKDNQKVSQDFKKAAQLFLEQEEMDLYEAVLEDSRQFNQ; encoded by the coding sequence ATGATGCCGATATTTGAAGCAATTGAAAAAATTGCAGTTGCGATCGCATTGGTTGTAGCTTGTGTTTTGGGAATCCATAGCTACACTATGGTAAGCATTGGAATAGCAATTCTAGCGACGCTAGTTAGTTATTTTTATAAAAGGGAAACCAATGCTTACTGCACCAGAGGTATAGATCGCACTCACAAAGAAGACTATCAAGGAGCGATCGCAGATTTCACCAGGGCATTAAGACGGAATCCCAAGTTTGTAGAAGCCTACAACAACCGAGGTATAGCTTGCTCTTCCTTGGGCGATTACGAGAAAGCAATTGAAGATTACAACCGCGCATTACATCTCAATCCCAAGTTTGTAAAAGCCTACAACAACAGAGGTTTAGTTCGCTATCTTTTGGGCGATAAGGAGGGCGCAATTGAAGATTACAACCGCGCATTAAGCCAGAATCCTAACTTTGCAGATGCCTACGTCAGCAGGGGTCTAGCTCGGTCTAGCTTGGGTGATAAGGAGGGAGCGATCGCAGATTACAATCGCGCCATTGAGATTAATCCTAATAATGCTGATGCTTACTACAATCGAGTTTACGTCTATTATGCGTTAAAAGATAACCAGAAGGTAAGTCAAGATTTCAAAAAAGCTGCACAACTATTTCTTGAACAAGAAGAGATGGATTTGTACGAAGCAGTTTTAGAGGATAGCAGGCAGTTTAATCAATAG